One window from the genome of Pirellulales bacterium encodes:
- a CDS encoding rod shape-determining protein: MLRNFSALLRRDLAIDLGTASTRIALPGEGVVVDEPSVVAVSRSANRAISRNGVVGHLARQMQGRTPDSVSVVRPLSAGVIADVDLCETMLRYFLNKARPTRYGLRPRVLITASGCLTQVEKQAIYRSAHRAGMGQVMLLGVAHAAALGAGLPIAEPVAGMIVDIGAGATEVAVFSMGDVVAQRTIRVGGDQMDSAIVDWLRRNHGLRIGNSTAEELRQELGSASTMPESSSRRSVDVRGVDIATSLPKRLPLTQAEIRDALADPLEAILDSIRAVLDGCSPDLVADLVDRGVVLCGGGALLGGLDRWIEERTGIAAQVAPNALTAAAEGALVCLECLDAWRNLVEIGDGAI; this comes from the coding sequence ATGCTCCGGAATTTCTCTGCACTGCTGCGTCGCGATTTGGCCATCGATCTTGGCACGGCATCAACGCGCATCGCACTGCCCGGCGAAGGAGTCGTAGTCGATGAGCCGTCGGTCGTGGCTGTTTCGCGGTCGGCCAATCGTGCGATCTCTCGCAACGGAGTGGTCGGCCATCTTGCGAGGCAGATGCAAGGTCGCACTCCCGATTCGGTAAGCGTGGTTCGCCCGCTCAGTGCCGGCGTGATTGCCGACGTCGACTTGTGCGAGACGATGTTGCGGTACTTTTTGAACAAAGCCCGGCCAACGAGGTACGGGCTGCGGCCGCGAGTCTTAATCACGGCATCCGGCTGTTTAACCCAGGTTGAAAAGCAGGCGATTTATCGCAGCGCCCATCGAGCCGGCATGGGGCAAGTCATGCTGCTCGGCGTGGCTCACGCAGCGGCGCTCGGTGCTGGACTGCCAATTGCTGAGCCGGTGGCCGGAATGATCGTCGATATCGGCGCCGGCGCAACGGAAGTGGCGGTGTTCAGCATGGGCGATGTGGTGGCGCAGCGGACGATTCGCGTCGGCGGCGATCAAATGGACAGCGCAATCGTCGATTGGCTTCGGCGCAACCACGGATTGCGAATCGGCAATTCGACGGCCGAGGAATTGCGACAAGAGTTGGGCAGCGCGTCGACAATGCCTGAATCTTCATCTCGCCGATCGGTAGACGTTCGCGGCGTCGACATTGCCACCAGCCTACCGAAACGACTTCCGCTGACTCAGGCAGAAATCCGCGATGCGCTTGCCGATCCGCTCGAAGCGATTCTCGACAGCATCCGTGCCGTGCTCGACGGCTGCAGCCCCGATCTCGTGGCCGATTTAGTCGATCGCGGCGTCGTCCTTTGCGGTGGCGGTGCGCTGCTCGGCGGATTGGATCGATGGATTGAAGAGCGCACCGGCATCGCAGCGCAGGTGGCCCCCAATGCGCTGACAGCCGCCGCCGAAGGCGCACTCGTCTGCCTGGAATGCCTCGACGCTTGGCGAAATCTCGTGGAGATTGGCGATGGAGCGATCTGA
- a CDS encoding rod shape-determining protein MreC, with protein MERSERNARKMLTAPATALAATVFVSVVLARLPEAKTQPLRNAWRETLRPGELVLAAGRDWLLAARDKVRDAVANNSNPSAPRIAALSERVRRLELDLLIERNRQALSPPFNLPQGDVTLAGHVTTNEATPLVVARSVSARVLGRQAKAFLVDREILDLGKLKSVQPKALVVDADEAIDLSQVVDRGADAGIKPNRLVLSGRRIWGRIAAVGPHTSTLQRTNDAGYRDLAQLASLQNGRLQFSARGILVGTGQQYCKLEQVETTEPVTVGDLVFTADDGVLDSPLLYGRVTKLERKPGAAHWEIWVEPAVTSSAAPARVAILQFELNPTRLSP; from the coding sequence ATGGAGCGATCTGAGCGAAACGCTCGAAAGATGCTGACTGCGCCGGCGACTGCGCTGGCGGCAACGGTATTCGTCTCGGTTGTGCTTGCACGATTGCCCGAAGCGAAAACGCAACCATTGCGCAACGCTTGGCGAGAAACCTTGCGGCCCGGCGAACTAGTCTTGGCCGCCGGAAGGGATTGGCTGCTGGCGGCGCGCGACAAGGTACGCGATGCGGTTGCCAACAACTCTAACCCTTCGGCGCCGCGAATCGCCGCGTTATCCGAACGAGTTCGTCGCCTCGAATTGGATCTCCTCATCGAGCGTAACCGCCAGGCCCTATCGCCACCATTCAACTTACCTCAAGGCGATGTAACCTTGGCAGGACATGTCACCACCAATGAGGCAACGCCGCTGGTGGTTGCCCGTTCGGTTTCAGCACGAGTCTTGGGGCGTCAAGCGAAGGCATTTCTTGTTGACCGAGAAATCTTGGATCTCGGCAAATTAAAATCAGTTCAACCGAAGGCGCTCGTTGTTGATGCCGACGAGGCGATCGACCTGAGCCAGGTCGTCGATCGAGGGGCCGATGCAGGCATCAAACCCAATCGTTTGGTACTGTCGGGCCGACGCATTTGGGGCCGCATTGCCGCGGTCGGCCCGCATACGAGCACCCTGCAACGAACCAATGACGCCGGCTATCGCGATTTGGCGCAATTGGCGTCGCTGCAAAACGGCCGCCTGCAATTCTCCGCCCGCGGAATACTCGTCGGTACCGGACAGCAATATTGTAAATTGGAACAGGTAGAAACGACCGAGCCAGTCACTGTCGGCGACCTAGTTTTCACGGCTGATGACGGCGTACTTGATTCGCCGCTGCTTTACGGACGGGTGACGAAGCTCGAACGCAAGCCAGGAGCGGCTCATTGGGAAATTTGGGTCGAGCCAGCCGTCACTTCGAGCGCAGCACCGGCGCGGGTTGCGATTCTGCAATTCGAATTGAATCCAACCCGCCTATCTCCGTGA
- the mreD gene encoding rod shape-determining protein MreD: MPVLFLIPLVYLAALADVWLSTHWEIRGIVPDLLALVVFAWLAVARGRYAFVVTAFVGLVGDLNSSAPLGIGMAAFALVGYSIIFFRRHLHLDGSISQLVVISLGTMTACGLQGIGLRLAGSIEIPFTAIVEHAALVGLYTSGIAIPVLMLVRWVTPQRKPTPLVAPTP, translated from the coding sequence ATGCCTGTCCTATTTCTAATTCCCCTTGTGTATCTGGCCGCATTAGCCGACGTTTGGCTTTCGACACACTGGGAAATTCGCGGTATCGTGCCCGATTTGCTGGCACTGGTTGTATTTGCATGGCTGGCCGTCGCACGAGGCCGTTATGCGTTTGTCGTGACGGCGTTTGTGGGGTTGGTTGGCGACCTGAATTCATCAGCGCCACTGGGAATCGGCATGGCGGCGTTTGCACTCGTCGGCTACAGCATAATATTTTTTCGCCGCCATTTGCATCTGGACGGATCGATTTCCCAACTAGTCGTGATCTCCCTGGGTACGATGACCGCGTGTGGGCTGCAAGGTATTGGCCTTCGGCTCGCTGGCAGCATTGAAATTCCATTTACAGCGATTGTCGAGCATGCGGCACTCGTCGGTCTATATACGTCGGGGATCGCGATTCCCGTTCTGATGTTGGTGCGCTGGGTCACTCCGCAACGCAAGCCTACGCCTCTCGTGGCGCCGACGCCGTGA